From Saccharothrix espanaensis DSM 44229, the proteins below share one genomic window:
- the panD gene encoding aspartate 1-decarboxylase, whose translation MYLEMLKSKIHRATITQANLHYVGSLTIAEDLMEAAEIRAGQRVTVVDLNNGSRFSTYVIKGPAGSGIIGVNGPSTRLVQVGDVVIIIAYCMVTEEEADELVPRVVFVDEKNVVLGSGADAAAAIPGTDTMRGDEVDTAV comes from the coding sequence ATGTACTTGGAAATGCTCAAGTCGAAGATTCATCGCGCCACGATCACCCAGGCGAATCTACATTACGTCGGTTCCCTGACCATTGCCGAGGACCTGATGGAGGCGGCCGAGATCAGGGCCGGGCAGCGGGTCACCGTGGTCGACCTGAACAACGGCAGCCGCTTTTCCACCTATGTCATCAAAGGGCCGGCCGGTAGTGGGATCATCGGCGTGAACGGGCCGTCCACGCGGCTGGTCCAGGTCGGCGACGTGGTCATCATCATCGCTTATTGCATGGTGACCGAGGAAGAGGCGGACGAGTTGGTGCCGCGCGTGGTCTTCGTGGACGAGAAGAACGTCGTGCTCGGTTCCGGGGCCGACGCGGCCGCCGCGATCCCGGGCACCGACACGATGCGCGGCGACGAGGTCGACACCGCCGTCTGA
- a CDS encoding DegT/DnrJ/EryC1/StrS family aminotransferase, with translation MTLYVWGYSLEYEKERDDILDAVDSVFRSGRLVLGPSVQAFEEEFAAYHGVAHCVGVDNGTNAIVLGLRALGVGAGDEVITVSNTAAPTVVAIDAVGATPVFVDVDRDTYLMRVDQVEAAITSRTKCLLPVHLYGQCVDMAPLEAIAARHGLPILEDCAQAHGARHHGRVAGSMGRAAAFSFYPTKVLGAYGDGGATITTDREVEENLRRLRYYGMERVYHVVSTPGYNSRLDEVQAEILRRKLTRLDSYVARRRVIAARYEEALAGTGIVTPKTAPGNDHVYYVYVVRHPERDRIIEALKAKDISLSISYPWPVHTQTGFAHLGYARGSLPVTEEVADQIFSLPMFPSLTDTEQEFVIDALREALATV, from the coding sequence ATGACGCTGTATGTCTGGGGTTATTCGCTGGAGTACGAGAAAGAACGCGACGACATCCTCGACGCGGTCGACTCGGTCTTTCGATCAGGCCGGCTGGTGCTCGGTCCGAGCGTCCAGGCGTTCGAGGAGGAGTTCGCCGCCTACCACGGCGTCGCGCACTGCGTGGGCGTCGACAACGGCACGAACGCCATCGTGCTCGGCCTGCGCGCCCTCGGGGTCGGCGCCGGCGACGAGGTGATCACGGTGTCGAACACCGCGGCACCGACCGTGGTGGCGATCGACGCCGTGGGCGCCACGCCGGTGTTCGTCGACGTCGACCGCGACACCTACCTGATGCGGGTCGACCAGGTGGAGGCGGCGATCACCAGCCGCACCAAGTGCCTGCTGCCGGTGCACCTCTACGGGCAGTGCGTGGACATGGCGCCGCTGGAGGCCATCGCCGCCCGGCACGGCCTGCCGATCCTGGAGGACTGCGCGCAGGCGCACGGTGCCCGCCACCACGGCCGGGTCGCCGGGTCGATGGGCAGGGCCGCGGCGTTCTCCTTCTACCCGACCAAGGTCCTCGGTGCCTACGGCGACGGCGGCGCCACGATCACCACGGACCGCGAGGTCGAGGAGAACCTGCGCCGGCTGCGCTACTACGGGATGGAGAGGGTCTACCACGTCGTCTCGACGCCCGGTTACAACAGCCGGCTCGACGAGGTGCAGGCCGAGATCCTGCGCCGCAAGCTCACCCGCCTCGACAGCTACGTCGCCCGTCGCCGGGTGATCGCCGCGCGGTACGAGGAAGCGCTCGCCGGCACCGGGATCGTGACGCCGAAGACGGCTCCCGGCAACGACCACGTGTACTACGTCTACGTGGTGCGCCACCCCGAGCGGGACCGGATCATCGAGGCGCTCAAGGCCAAGGACATCTCGCTGAGCATCAGCTACCCGTGGCCGGTGCACACCCAGACCGGGTTCGCGCACCTCGGCTACGCCAGGGGTTCGCTGCCGGTCACCGAAGAGGTCGCCGACCAGATCTTCTCGCTGCCGATGTTCCCCTCGCTCACCGACACCGAGCAGGAGTTCGTCATCGACGCGCTGCGCGAGGCGCTGGCGACGGTCTGA
- a CDS encoding activator-dependent family glycosyltransferase, producing the protein MRILLALNPEKTIFQYLVPLMWAARTAGHEVRVASQPAFAGVITQAGLTAVPLGNDRNPWRITAGDAAKVESMRAGIMAPYDAFDTPEHATWEYLRPGMAGAVEGWHRVSNFPIIADLVAFCRSWQPDLVLWEPLSFAAAIAAKACGAAHARILNGIDVYGGVRQLYRRLKEQQPPEDRADPIADWFAGYGRKYGFEFSEDMFTGNFTIDQFPKSLQVEADLDYVRTRYVPYGGPAVVPKWLWDKPAKPRVGFTMGLSATEIFAGYNIPFSEVLASLAELDIEVVATVAEAEQPKLGRLPDNVRLVSYVPWHALAPTCSAIVHHAGAATLATTALHAVPQLSLHYHYDQPILAKLLAEQGAGLEIHTSEATGQAVRDAVGRLLAEPRFRERAVVLREEIETSPTPNELVPVLEDLTAKHRAR; encoded by the coding sequence GTGCGGATCCTGCTCGCGCTCAACCCCGAGAAGACCATCTTCCAGTACCTGGTGCCGCTGATGTGGGCGGCGCGGACCGCCGGGCACGAGGTCCGGGTGGCCAGCCAGCCGGCCTTCGCCGGGGTGATCACCCAGGCCGGGCTGACCGCCGTGCCGCTGGGCAACGACCGCAACCCGTGGCGCATCACGGCGGGCGACGCGGCGAAGGTCGAGTCGATGCGCGCCGGCATCATGGCGCCCTACGACGCGTTCGACACCCCGGAGCACGCCACCTGGGAGTACCTCAGGCCCGGGATGGCCGGTGCGGTCGAGGGCTGGCACCGGGTGAGCAACTTCCCGATCATCGCCGACCTGGTGGCGTTCTGCCGGTCGTGGCAGCCGGACCTGGTGCTCTGGGAGCCGCTGTCGTTCGCCGCCGCCATCGCCGCGAAGGCGTGCGGCGCCGCCCACGCCAGGATCCTCAACGGCATCGACGTCTACGGCGGCGTGCGCCAGCTGTACCGGCGGCTCAAGGAACAACAGCCGCCGGAGGACCGGGCCGACCCGATCGCCGACTGGTTCGCCGGTTATGGCCGCAAGTACGGGTTCGAGTTCTCCGAGGACATGTTCACCGGGAACTTCACGATCGACCAGTTCCCGAAGAGCCTCCAGGTGGAGGCGGACCTCGACTACGTCCGCACGCGGTACGTGCCCTACGGCGGACCGGCCGTCGTCCCGAAGTGGTTGTGGGACAAGCCCGCGAAGCCCCGCGTGGGGTTCACCATGGGCTTGAGCGCGACGGAGATCTTCGCCGGCTACAACATCCCGTTCAGCGAGGTGCTGGCCTCCTTGGCGGAGCTGGACATCGAGGTCGTCGCGACGGTCGCCGAGGCCGAGCAGCCCAAGCTCGGCAGGCTCCCGGACAACGTCCGGCTGGTGTCCTACGTGCCGTGGCACGCCCTCGCGCCGACGTGCTCGGCGATCGTCCACCACGCGGGCGCGGCCACGCTGGCGACCACGGCGCTGCACGCGGTTCCCCAGCTCTCCCTGCACTACCACTACGACCAGCCGATCCTGGCGAAGCTGCTCGCCGAGCAGGGTGCCGGGCTGGAGATCCACACCAGCGAGGCCACCGGGCAGGCCGTGCGCGACGCGGTCGGCCGCCTGCTGGCCGAGCCCCGCTTCCGCGAGCGCGCCGTGGTGCTGCGCGAGGAGATCGAGACCTCGCCCACGCCCAACGAGCTGGTGCCCGTCCTGGAAGACCTCACCGCGAAGCACCGCGCCCGCTGA
- a CDS encoding PH domain-containing protein, with protein MTETSRPAPVGLASEEYAVLSPRHRVDRRFILWRTLNALFWGLGVVGVLVTLYALFDSIRTWLLPIILVVGAIYLVNLAVMPTWRYLVHRWETSDEAVYVLQGWLTREWRIIPISRIQRIDTERGPLQQVLGLATVKVVTASSEGGITIEGLDVRVAEDTVRHLNKITQATPGDAT; from the coding sequence ATGACCGAAACGTCCCGTCCTGCACCGGTAGGACTCGCTTCGGAGGAGTACGCCGTCCTCTCCCCGCGCCACCGCGTCGATCGCCGGTTCATCCTCTGGCGCACGCTGAACGCGCTGTTCTGGGGGTTGGGCGTGGTGGGCGTTCTGGTCACGTTGTACGCGCTGTTCGACTCCATCCGGACGTGGCTGCTGCCGATCATCCTGGTCGTCGGCGCGATCTACCTGGTGAACCTCGCCGTCATGCCGACCTGGCGCTACCTGGTGCACCGCTGGGAAACCTCGGACGAAGCGGTCTACGTGCTCCAGGGCTGGCTCACCAGGGAATGGCGGATCATCCCGATCTCGCGCATCCAGCGGATCGACACCGAGCGCGGTCCGCTCCAGCAGGTGCTCGGCCTCGCCACGGTCAAGGTGGTCACCGCGTCCAGCGAGGGCGGCATCACCATCGAAGGACTGGACGTCCGGGTCGCCGAGGACACCGTGCGCCACCTCAACAAGATCACCCAGGCCACGCCGGGGGACGCGACGTGA
- a CDS encoding aldo/keto reductase → MRHTKLTDTFSVSEIGLGCSSMSHGYGPKERDDEESVRVIHRAVELGIDIFDTADAYGPFSNERLLGRALAAHSGEVRIATKCGLVARPDGKFGRDGRPEYLRSACEGSLRRLGVEAIDLYQLHRVDPAVPLAESWGALGELVTEGKVRRLGISHATCEELEQIHAIFPITAVQYEFSVWATHSLDDILPWSQKHGVGFLAFAPIGRGYLSGRLDHEQLQAEDSRQRDPRFASEAMRTNQAIVRGLHRIAARHDATPAQVAIAWTLTQGDNVVPIPGTRHVRWLEENAAAADLQLTEEDLKEIDALPAATGEMSWDRTRFATELPEEAVG, encoded by the coding sequence ATGCGTCACACGAAACTCACGGACACGTTCTCGGTGAGCGAGATCGGCCTGGGCTGCAGTTCGATGTCGCACGGCTACGGGCCGAAGGAGCGCGACGACGAGGAGTCGGTCCGGGTGATCCACCGCGCGGTGGAGCTCGGGATCGACATCTTCGACACCGCGGACGCCTACGGCCCGTTCAGCAACGAACGGCTGCTCGGCCGCGCGCTGGCCGCGCACTCGGGCGAGGTGCGGATCGCGACCAAGTGCGGCCTGGTGGCCCGGCCCGACGGCAAGTTCGGCCGCGACGGCAGACCGGAGTACCTGCGGTCGGCCTGCGAGGGCTCGCTGCGCCGGCTCGGGGTCGAGGCCATCGACCTGTACCAGCTGCACCGGGTGGATCCCGCCGTGCCGCTGGCCGAGTCGTGGGGCGCGCTGGGCGAGCTGGTCACCGAGGGCAAGGTGCGCCGGCTCGGCATCTCCCACGCCACCTGCGAGGAACTGGAGCAGATCCACGCGATCTTCCCGATCACGGCCGTGCAGTACGAGTTCTCGGTCTGGGCGACGCACAGCCTCGACGACATCCTGCCGTGGTCGCAGAAGCACGGCGTGGGCTTCCTCGCCTTCGCGCCGATCGGCCGCGGGTACCTGTCCGGGCGGCTCGACCACGAGCAGCTCCAGGCGGAGGACTCCCGTCAGCGGGACCCGCGGTTCGCCTCGGAGGCGATGCGCACCAACCAGGCCATCGTGCGGGGCCTGCACCGGATCGCCGCCCGCCACGACGCCACCCCGGCCCAGGTGGCGATCGCCTGGACGCTGACCCAGGGCGACAACGTGGTGCCGATCCCGGGCACCCGGCACGTGCGCTGGCTGGAGGAGAACGCGGCGGCCGCGGACCTCCAGCTGACCGAGGAGGACCTGAAGGAGATCGACGCCCTGCCCGCGGCCACCGGCGAGATGAGCTGGGACCGGACCCGGTTCGCCACCGAGCTCCCGGAGGAGGCGGTGGGCTGA
- a CDS encoding cysteate synthase, translating to MSASRPPDGHYLLSCRVCGRRQPDDGLLLDCPAQHEPSLLHTEYRATALVPRATERGLFRYRNWLPISRTLPDAGATVTYRSTTGVARHLGMDDLWIAFNGYWPERDARLTTATFKELEAFTVLGRCPTSSAPLVIASAGNTAAAFAELCSKHEIGCVLVVPASGLAKLRFAEPPHPCVRLIALDRATYSDAIAFGDSIAREHGLPLEGGTRNVGRRDGLATVLYNAVEAMSDLPEFYFQGIGSGAGAIAVHEAAQRLARAGRAGPPPRLMLCQNAEFSPVRAAWHAGPTPPEDRALIDAVYADELTNRRPPYAVRGGLRDCLTESRGEVLVADARSARAAAAVFRDLEGIDIEPAAAVALACLRDSVLAGTTPRSAKVLLNVTGGGRARREHEHDLATAVPDLRVDHAEVGSASVTRAVEKLINSLARV from the coding sequence ATGTCCGCAAGCCGCCCGCCCGACGGGCACTACCTGCTGTCGTGCCGGGTCTGCGGCCGCCGCCAACCCGACGACGGCCTGCTGCTCGACTGCCCCGCACAGCACGAACCCTCGTTGCTGCACACCGAGTACCGCGCGACCGCACTGGTCCCGCGGGCGACCGAGCGGGGCCTGTTCCGGTACCGGAACTGGCTGCCCATCAGCAGGACGCTGCCGGACGCGGGCGCGACGGTCACCTACCGGAGCACCACCGGCGTGGCCCGGCACCTCGGCATGGACGATCTGTGGATCGCGTTCAACGGGTACTGGCCGGAGCGCGACGCCCGGCTGACCACCGCGACCTTCAAGGAACTGGAGGCGTTCACCGTCCTCGGCCGCTGCCCGACGTCGAGCGCACCGCTGGTGATCGCGTCGGCCGGCAACACCGCCGCGGCCTTCGCCGAGCTGTGCTCCAAGCACGAGATCGGGTGCGTGCTGGTGGTTCCGGCGAGCGGTCTGGCGAAGCTGCGGTTCGCCGAGCCGCCGCACCCGTGCGTCCGCCTGATCGCGCTGGACCGGGCGACCTACTCCGACGCCATCGCGTTCGGCGACTCGATCGCCCGGGAGCACGGGCTGCCGCTGGAGGGCGGGACCCGCAACGTCGGTCGGCGGGACGGCTTGGCGACCGTGCTGTACAACGCCGTCGAGGCGATGTCCGACCTGCCCGAGTTCTACTTCCAGGGCATCGGCAGCGGAGCCGGCGCCATCGCGGTGCACGAGGCCGCGCAGCGCCTCGCCCGCGCCGGCCGGGCGGGTCCGCCACCGCGGCTCATGCTGTGCCAGAACGCGGAGTTCAGCCCGGTGCGCGCCGCGTGGCACGCCGGCCCGACCCCGCCCGAGGACCGGGCGCTGATCGACGCGGTCTACGCCGACGAGCTGACCAACCGGCGGCCGCCCTACGCCGTGCGCGGCGGGCTGCGCGACTGCCTGACCGAGAGCCGCGGCGAGGTGCTGGTGGCCGACGCCCGCTCGGCGCGTGCCGCCGCCGCGGTGTTCCGCGACCTGGAGGGCATCGACATCGAGCCGGCCGCCGCGGTCGCGCTGGCCTGCCTGCGCGACTCCGTGCTCGCCGGGACGACGCCGAGGTCGGCCAAGGTGCTGCTCAACGTCACCGGCGGCGGACGGGCCCGCCGGGAGCACGAGCACGACCTGGCCACCGCGGTACCGGACCTGCGCGTCGACCACGCCGAGGTCGGCTCGGCGTCGGTGACCAGGGCGGTGGAGAAGCTGATCAACTCCCTCGCCCGCGTGTGA
- a CDS encoding NAD-dependent epimerase/dehydratase family protein: MGKSAAKQLITVLGASGLVGTAVTRELADRPVRLRLVGRRATAVPRGALAEIDVRQVDLREPGAVAAAVDGADVVIHLVAQISGASTWRVAATDPVAERVNVGLVHDIVEALRRQRPEKPPLVLLAGSMSQVGRATSARIDGSEPDRPLTTYDLQKMAAERAITAADAEGVLRGATLRLATLYSGGLDATDLDRGVVSAMMRRAFAGQPLTMWHDGTVNRDLLCVDDAARAFVAALDAPEAVTGGSWLIGTSVATSIAELFTTISKVVAATTGDQPVPVLSVPPAEHSVPTDLLDFVVDPSAFRRATGWVPRVALLDGLDRLATAFARDSAPGAD, from the coding sequence GTGGGCAAATCGGCGGCGAAACAACTCATCACCGTGCTCGGCGCGTCCGGGCTGGTCGGCACCGCCGTCACCCGCGAACTGGCGGACCGGCCGGTCCGGCTGCGGCTCGTCGGCCGCCGGGCCACGGCGGTGCCGCGGGGCGCCCTGGCGGAGATCGACGTCCGCCAGGTCGACCTGCGGGAGCCCGGCGCGGTGGCCGCGGCGGTCGACGGCGCCGACGTGGTGATCCACCTCGTGGCGCAGATCTCCGGTGCCAGCACGTGGCGGGTGGCGGCCACCGACCCGGTCGCCGAGCGGGTCAACGTCGGCCTGGTCCACGACATCGTCGAGGCGCTGCGCCGGCAGCGGCCCGAGAAGCCGCCGCTGGTGCTGCTGGCCGGGTCGATGTCGCAGGTCGGCCGCGCCACCTCGGCCCGCATCGACGGCAGCGAGCCGGACCGGCCGCTGACCACCTACGACCTCCAGAAGATGGCCGCCGAGCGGGCGATCACGGCCGCCGACGCGGAGGGCGTGCTGCGCGGCGCCACCTTGCGGCTGGCCACCCTCTACTCCGGTGGCCTGGACGCCACCGACCTGGACCGCGGGGTGGTCTCGGCGATGATGCGCCGGGCGTTCGCCGGACAGCCGCTGACCATGTGGCACGACGGCACGGTCAACCGCGACCTGCTCTGCGTCGACGACGCGGCGCGGGCCTTCGTCGCCGCGCTGGACGCGCCCGAGGCGGTGACCGGCGGGTCGTGGCTGATCGGCACCAGCGTGGCGACCAGCATCGCGGAGCTGTTCACCACGATCTCGAAGGTGGTCGCCGCCACCACCGGCGACCAGCCGGTCCCGGTGCTCTCGGTGCCGCCGGCCGAGCACTCGGTGCCGACGGACCTGCTGGACTTCGTGGTGGACCCGTCCGCGTTCCGGCGCGCCACCGGCTGGGTGCCGCGGGTCGCGCTGCTCGACGGCCTGGACCGGCTGGCCACCGCCTTCGCCCGGGACTCCGCGCCCGGCGCGGACTGA
- a CDS encoding GNAT family N-acetyltransferase has product MLFPYSESKRITLTPAAPEDGPAVYDVLLRLGRRTLPPLDVFLAGYTHGVDAQFLVRHRDDGELVGVTTLSEQETAGHILASVHVNAEQPVAIAADATALTVNFAFANWRLRKVYLQSHEGDLDALGFGDRPAELVREEAVLPDHLYFQGRRWDMHVYAVYREQWDEHGVEWLNQIV; this is encoded by the coding sequence GTGCTCTTCCCGTACTCCGAGTCCAAGCGGATCACCCTGACCCCGGCGGCTCCCGAAGACGGCCCGGCCGTCTACGACGTCCTGCTCCGGCTGGGCCGCAGGACCCTGCCGCCGCTGGACGTCTTCCTGGCCGGCTACACCCACGGCGTGGACGCGCAGTTCCTGGTGCGGCACCGCGACGACGGCGAACTGGTCGGCGTGACGACCCTGTCCGAGCAGGAGACCGCCGGCCACATCCTGGCCTCGGTGCACGTCAACGCCGAACAGCCGGTGGCGATCGCGGCGGACGCCACGGCGCTGACGGTGAACTTCGCCTTCGCCAACTGGCGGCTGCGCAAGGTCTACCTCCAGTCCCACGAGGGCGACCTCGACGCGCTCGGGTTCGGCGACCGGCCCGCGGAGCTGGTCCGGGAGGAGGCGGTGCTGCCCGACCACCTGTACTTCCAGGGCCGGCGCTGGGACATGCACGTCTACGCGGTGTACCGCGAGCAGTGGGACGAGCACGGCGTGGAGTGGCTCAACCAGATCGTCTGA
- a CDS encoding PH domain-containing protein, giving the protein MTAGNSTSDTTSDATGPTADPTSEVTAEAAVDRADALEAGAGEPDPGPGSHPEIAWERLSVRMVWVNLVRLVLSIVPGVLATVVLNTPAGPVWPLLIASAIGVFATVLAFLRFLVTRYRVTGDRVERKSGWLVRQYRYVPRDRIRSVDSSVRLRHRLAGVRVVHIGSGESRSSFKLDALTIPTAEALRRQLMPDGADEPAPRPVAEEEPGQAAEQSAVEPEPGPPEEVLARFRKPWVLYEMFSVWAIFAFGAPVFGLYWTLQPFGVDLLEIVQGLVDYERRGFWWSLALCCAVAYPLGVVVLGLGFVMANWDFALVRTATKGRPALLTRRGLLSTRTVYRDETRIRGLHFKEPLLWRWLGLTRTSVVTTGLKGGSDENGAAGILPRVRLWEAREVAAKVLTGEPSPMEAPLARHPRGALTRRLIWATYGPAALAGVLFWLGATDALPDWAWWIGVALWPVALLAAAFAYLALGHALSGSYLVVRRGAFTRSTVALQNRAVIGWTLRQSIFQRMGRRVTVQIPTPAGERHYVLPDAGTRQALAFVAAATPDLASQFITPTGRAGERTRSR; this is encoded by the coding sequence GTGACCGCCGGGAACTCCACCTCCGACACGACTTCCGACGCGACCGGCCCGACCGCCGACCCGACTTCCGAGGTGACCGCCGAAGCGGCCGTCGACCGCGCCGACGCGCTCGAAGCCGGTGCGGGCGAGCCGGATCCCGGCCCCGGCAGCCACCCGGAGATCGCCTGGGAACGGCTCAGCGTCCGCATGGTGTGGGTCAACCTCGTCCGGCTGGTCCTGTCGATCGTCCCGGGCGTGCTGGCCACGGTCGTGCTGAACACCCCGGCCGGTCCGGTGTGGCCGCTGCTCATCGCCAGCGCCATCGGCGTCTTCGCCACGGTGCTGGCCTTCCTGCGCTTCCTGGTGACCCGGTACCGCGTCACCGGCGACCGCGTCGAGCGCAAGTCCGGCTGGCTGGTGCGCCAGTACCGCTACGTCCCCCGCGACCGCATCCGGAGCGTGGACAGCAGCGTGCGGCTGCGGCACCGGCTGGCCGGGGTCCGGGTCGTGCACATCGGGTCGGGGGAGTCGCGCTCGTCGTTCAAGCTCGACGCGCTCACCATCCCCACCGCCGAAGCGCTGCGCCGGCAGCTGATGCCGGACGGGGCCGACGAACCGGCACCGCGGCCCGTGGCGGAGGAGGAGCCCGGGCAGGCGGCGGAGCAGTCGGCTGTCGAGCCGGAGCCCGGACCGCCTGAAGAGGTCCTCGCCCGGTTCCGCAAGCCGTGGGTGCTGTACGAGATGTTCAGCGTGTGGGCCATCTTCGCGTTCGGCGCGCCGGTCTTCGGCCTGTACTGGACCCTCCAACCCTTCGGCGTCGACCTGCTGGAGATCGTCCAGGGCCTGGTCGACTACGAGCGGCGCGGGTTCTGGTGGTCGCTCGCCCTGTGCTGCGCGGTCGCCTACCCGTTGGGCGTCGTCGTCCTCGGGCTCGGTTTCGTGATGGCCAACTGGGACTTCGCGCTCGTCCGCACCGCGACCAAGGGCCGCCCGGCGCTGCTCACCCGGCGCGGTTTGCTCAGCACCCGCACGGTGTACCGCGACGAGACGCGCATCCGCGGCCTCCACTTCAAGGAACCGCTGTTGTGGCGCTGGCTCGGCCTCACCCGGACGAGCGTGGTCACCACCGGCCTGAAGGGCGGCTCCGACGAGAACGGGGCGGCCGGCATCCTGCCCCGCGTGCGGCTGTGGGAAGCCCGCGAGGTGGCCGCCAAGGTGCTCACCGGCGAACCGAGCCCGATGGAGGCGCCGCTGGCGCGCCACCCGCGCGGTGCGCTGACCCGGCGCCTGATCTGGGCCACCTACGGCCCGGCCGCCCTCGCGGGCGTGCTGTTCTGGCTGGGGGCGACCGACGCGCTGCCGGACTGGGCCTGGTGGATCGGGGTCGCGCTCTGGCCGGTGGCCCTGCTCGCCGCCGCGTTCGCGTACCTGGCGCTCGGCCACGCGCTCAGCGGCTCCTACCTGGTGGTCCGCCGGGGGGCGTTCACCCGCTCCACGGTCGCGCTGCAGAACCGCGCGGTGATCGGCTGGACCCTGCGCCAGTCGATCTTCCAGCGGATGGGCCGCCGGGTGACGGTGCAGATCCCCACCCCGGCGGGAGAACGGCACTACGTGCTGCCCGACGCCGGCACCCGCCAGGCGCTCGCGTTCGTCGCGGCCGCGACCCCGGACCTGGCGAGCCAGTTCATCACGCCGACCGGGCGGGCAGGCGAGCGCACGCGGAGCCGGTAG
- a CDS encoding GNAT family N-acetyltransferase: MRARRVELRPGVAADGLLFYQLLLRVGVENLPPPARVAGQFFDNSAALFRIQRRGSGEVIGYATLRELGQAGHVRLAVYVEKDKSRHGVSGEALYLVVNYAFAAYDVDRILCRTTEESFAYVRGAGDDDQKPIGIFPGHRYFRGRLLDLHHFLVMRDEWTAFWNDAEHHIVGPGRSVTAAGT; this comes from the coding sequence GTGCGAGCCAGAAGGGTCGAACTCCGTCCCGGAGTCGCCGCCGACGGCCTGCTCTTCTACCAGCTCCTGCTCCGGGTCGGAGTGGAGAACCTGCCCCCGCCCGCCCGGGTGGCCGGGCAGTTCTTCGACAACTCGGCCGCGCTGTTCCGGATCCAGCGGCGCGGCTCCGGCGAGGTCATCGGGTACGCCACGCTGCGCGAGCTCGGCCAGGCCGGGCACGTCCGGCTCGCGGTGTACGTCGAGAAGGACAAGAGCCGCCACGGGGTGTCCGGCGAAGCGCTGTACCTTGTGGTCAACTACGCCTTCGCGGCGTACGACGTGGACCGCATCCTGTGCCGCACCACCGAGGAGAGCTTCGCCTACGTGCGGGGCGCCGGCGACGACGACCAGAAGCCCATCGGGATCTTCCCGGGGCACCGCTACTTCCGCGGCCGCCTGCTCGACCTGCACCACTTCCTGGTCATGCGGGACGAGTGGACCGCGTTCTGGAACGACGCCGAGCACCACATAGTCGGACCCGGCAGGTCGGTCACCGCCGCCGGCACGTGA